From one Diachasmimorpha longicaudata isolate KC_UGA_2023 chromosome 8, iyDiaLong2, whole genome shotgun sequence genomic stretch:
- the LOC135165244 gene encoding leucine-rich repeat-containing protein 15-like — protein MKTLITILPLLSVLVVRANNDNGTTVELFYGLRETTPVLESTLQRKWINDLNLNFKSSLIIGPSAFQNITSELIGLTFTNSNTLWLEGESLIGLKAKTLYINKATINLTDNLVVPTTLKVLTLDACETPSTLLGIPRLFPDLEELHLYDNNLPVIGTKAFATMKNLKRLGLVLNRITTLEPGCFKGLNELLVLNLSNNRLTSLPAGVFNGLSKLKHLYVDNCEDLKHIDINAFRGMSSLRELWLQNNALETLQVGMFDELRTLGALLLESNNITHVPKGVFNKVKTLRVISLKNAMISSIEPNAFSVLNLESLDLSGGMRQRALESGIFTGLTVEDLHLRGNGIQEIKPHAWDGLFAETVNLNSNNLTKIVPEYFAGLNTSTLYLLANGITEITPNAFGNTQVKEIDFRNNSIKTIEKATWGLPESVRITIE, from the coding sequence ATGAAGACGCTCATCACAATCCTCCCGTTGCTATCAGTGCTCGTGGTCCGGGCCAACAATGACAACGGCACAACCGTGGAATTATTCTACGGTCTTCGAGAGACAACACCAGTTCTCGAAAGCACCCTCCAACGTAAGTGGATAAACGACCTAAACCTGAATTTCAAATCATCCTTGATAATCGGACCCAGTGCCTTCCAAAATATCACATCTGAGCTGATTGGTTTGACCTTCACAAATTCCAATACATTATGGCTGGAAGGAGAGTCACTGATTGGATTGAAGGCAAAAACTCTCTACATAAACAAAGCAACTATCAACTTGACGGATAACTTGGTGGTACCGACAACTCTAAAGGTTCTTACCCTGGACGCCTGCGAGACTCCCTCAACTCTCCTGGGAATCCCCCGTTTATTTCCGGATCTCGAGGAGCTGCATCTCTATGACAACAATCTTCCCGTCATCGGAACGAAGGCTTTTGCGACGATGAAAAATCTGAAGAGACTTGGCCTGGTGCTCAACAGGATCACCACCCTGGAGCCAGGATGTTTCAAGGGACTGAACGAACTGCTGGTCCTAAATCTATCCAACAATAGGCTGACATCGCTGCCAGCCGGAGTCTTCAATGGATTATCCAAATTGAAGCATCTCTACGTGGATAACTGCGAGGATCTCAAACACATCGACATCAACGCCTTCCGGGGAATGTCGTCCCTACGTGAACTGTGGCTCCAAAATAATGCCCTCGAGACACTGCAAGTGGGAATGTTCGATGAACTGCGAACACTGGGTGCTCTTCTGCTAGAGTCCAATAACATCACTCATGTTCCGAAGGGAGTCTTCAACAAGGTGAAGACCCTTCGAGTGATTTCCCTGAAGAACGCGATGATTTCGTCAATCGAGCCCAACGCTTTTTCTGTACTCAACTTGGAGTCGCTGGATCTCAGCGGTGGAATGCGACAGAGAGCCCTGGAGAGCGGGATCTTCACTGGTTTGACTGTCGAGGATTTACATCTCCGGGGAAATGGCATTCAGGAGATAAAACCACACGCCTGGGATGGCCTCTTCGCTGAAACGGTCAATTTGAATTCTAATAATCTAACGAAAATTGTTCCGGAGTATTTTGCTGGGCTCAACACTTCGACCCTTTATTTGTTGGCGAATGGAATTACGGAGATCACCCCAAATGCGTTTGGGAATACGCAAGTTAAAGAAATCGATTTCAGGAATAACTCGATTAAGACGATTGAGAAAGCAACGTGGGGTCTTCCGGAATCTGTCAGAATTACTATAGAATAA
- the LOC135165248 gene encoding persulfide dioxygenase ETHE1, mitochondrial isoform X1, which translates to MNRTLFLKLGTRCLSRCRGVLQHKSCYPIWPRSERYLETCNKKMTLSESIPFSKDFLFRQFFDAVSCTYTYLLADITQRQAVLIDPVIEWADRDATIIKELNLELIYALNTHMHADHITGTGKLKTLVPGCKSVISRSSGARADLLLDPEDRVQFGRHILVACPTPGHTEGCVTYVCKEQGIAFTGDTLLIRGCGRTDFQGGSPRALYNSVHSVIFTLPENYRLYPAHDYYGRTVTTVAEERAYNPRLTKPLDEFVRIMENLNLAYPKMIDKAVPANRVCGIYELMDKEAEEKKH; encoded by the exons ATGAACAGAACTCTGTTCTTGAAGTTGGGAACGAGATGTCTATCTCGTTGTCGAGGGGTTCTCCAGCACAAAAGCTGTTATCCCATTTG GCCTAGAAGTGAACGTTATTTGGAAACGTGCAACAAGAAGATGACCCTGAGTGAGTCAATACCGTTCTcgaaggattttttatttcgacaa TTCTTCGATGCAGTATCATGTACATACACATACCTGTTAGCTGACATAACACAAAGACAAGCGGTGCTGATCGATCCTGTTATCGAATGGGCAGACAGAGATGCTACgataataaaagaattaaaTTTAGAATTGATCTATGCCC TCAATACTCATATGCATGCGGATCACATAACGGGGACTGGAAAACTCAAGACGTTAGTACCAGGTTGTAAATCAGTTATATCGAGGAGTAGTGGTGCGAGAGCGGATCTACTTCTGGATCCAGAAGATCGAGTTCAATTTGGGAGACACATATTGGTGGCCTGTCCTACCCCAGGTCATACAGAAG GTTGTGTGACTTATGTATGCAAAGAACAAGGAATTGCGTTCACTGGTGATACGCTCTTGATTCGCGGTTGCGGACGAACGGATTTTCAG GGTGGCTCGCCACGTGCTCTATACAATTCTGTGCACTCAGTAATATTTACCCTACCCGAAAATTATCGTCTGTATCCAGCCCACGATTATTATGGAAGAACAGTGACGACAGTTGCTGAGGAACGCGCCTACAATCCGCGGTTGACGAAACCTCTGGATGAATTCGTCAGGATCATGGAGAATCTTAATCTAGCATATCCTAAAATGATTG ATAAAGCTGTACCGGCGAACAGAGTTTGTGGTATTTATGAGCTCATGGATAAAGAAGCAGAAGAGAAGAAGCACTGA
- the LOC135165248 gene encoding persulfide dioxygenase ETHE1, mitochondrial isoform X2, with protein MTLSESIPFSKDFLFRQFFDAVSCTYTYLLADITQRQAVLIDPVIEWADRDATIIKELNLELIYALNTHMHADHITGTGKLKTLVPGCKSVISRSSGARADLLLDPEDRVQFGRHILVACPTPGHTEGCVTYVCKEQGIAFTGDTLLIRGCGRTDFQGGSPRALYNSVHSVIFTLPENYRLYPAHDYYGRTVTTVAEERAYNPRLTKPLDEFVRIMENLNLAYPKMIDKAVPANRVCGIYELMDKEAEEKKH; from the exons ATGACCCTGAGTGAGTCAATACCGTTCTcgaaggattttttatttcgacaa TTCTTCGATGCAGTATCATGTACATACACATACCTGTTAGCTGACATAACACAAAGACAAGCGGTGCTGATCGATCCTGTTATCGAATGGGCAGACAGAGATGCTACgataataaaagaattaaaTTTAGAATTGATCTATGCCC TCAATACTCATATGCATGCGGATCACATAACGGGGACTGGAAAACTCAAGACGTTAGTACCAGGTTGTAAATCAGTTATATCGAGGAGTAGTGGTGCGAGAGCGGATCTACTTCTGGATCCAGAAGATCGAGTTCAATTTGGGAGACACATATTGGTGGCCTGTCCTACCCCAGGTCATACAGAAG GTTGTGTGACTTATGTATGCAAAGAACAAGGAATTGCGTTCACTGGTGATACGCTCTTGATTCGCGGTTGCGGACGAACGGATTTTCAG GGTGGCTCGCCACGTGCTCTATACAATTCTGTGCACTCAGTAATATTTACCCTACCCGAAAATTATCGTCTGTATCCAGCCCACGATTATTATGGAAGAACAGTGACGACAGTTGCTGAGGAACGCGCCTACAATCCGCGGTTGACGAAACCTCTGGATGAATTCGTCAGGATCATGGAGAATCTTAATCTAGCATATCCTAAAATGATTG ATAAAGCTGTACCGGCGAACAGAGTTTGTGGTATTTATGAGCTCATGGATAAAGAAGCAGAAGAGAAGAAGCACTGA
- the LOC135165249 gene encoding NKAP family protein CG6066, whose translation MDGRRKDREQIGLLGVDRIWAKSPTKLEETDDEDETVNKNKIKADLSPESKKRKKKEKKKKRKKMKKEKKSKKEKKKRKKRKRKYSDSSSESESSDESETLEWVEKDKLSEKPKRRRTSSSDDSGDDGIVGPMQKQHVTLSAKDFGKALLPGEGAAMAAFVAEGKRIPRRGEIGLTSDEIASYESVGYVMSGSRHRRMEAVRIRKENQIYSADEKRALAMFSKEERQKRENLILGQFREMVTQKLAQEQKK comes from the exons ATGGACGGACGTCGAAAGGATCGGGAGCAGATTGGACTCCTCGGTGTTGACAGAATCTGGGCCAAATCCCCCACAAAATTAGAAGA gacTGATGATGAAGATGAGACCGTAAACAAAAATAAGATTAAGGCTGATTTATCGCCGGAGAGCAAGAAGCGaaagaaaaaggagaaaaaaaag aagaggaaaaaaatgaagaaagaaaaaaaatcgaagaaagaAAAGAAGAAACGAAAGAAGAGGAAGCGAAAATATTCTGACAGTTCCTCAGAATCAGAATCCTCAGACGAATCGGAGACGTTGGAGTGGGTGGAGAAAGATAAATTATCTGAGAAACCAAAGAGACGAAGGACATCATCATCAGACGACAGTGGAGACGATGGAATAGTGGGCCCAATGCAAAAGCAACATGTGACCCTTTCAGCTAAGGACTTCGGTAAGGCCCTTCTACCTGGTGAGGGTGCAGCAATGGCTGCCTTCGTGGCTGAGGGAAAACGAATTCCCAGGAGAGGTGAAATTGGTCTCACCTCCGACGAAATTGCTTCCTACGAATCTGTCGGTTATGTTATGAGTGGTAGCAGACACAGGCGAATGGAGGCGGTGCGTATACGTAAAGAGAATCAGATTTATTCGGCTGACGAAAAGCGAGCTCTGGCCATGTTCAGCAAAGAGGAGCGACAGAAGCGAGAAAATCTAATACTAGGACAGTTCCGGGAAATGGTGACACAAAAATTAGCTCAAgagcagaaaaaataa
- the LOC135165243 gene encoding protein ST7 homolog, whose product MALLFTSMWDSTMFLSTLTPKFYVALTGTSSLISGLILIFEWWYFRKYGTSFIEQVSLNHISPWIGGGETSAESANTPLNNANASSQQNVPECKVWRNPLNLFRGAEYQRFYWATNKEPLTYYDMNLSAQDHQTFFTCEGDTGKAEYEIMQTAWRERNPVVRIKAAHSALERNSDCAPAYILLAEEEATTILEAEKILKQALKVAENYYRKSQNTQHQGTIAEAIHRRDTNVLIYIRRRLAMCARKLGKLKEAVKIFRDLTKEVPPIMNVLNIHENLIEALLEMQAYADVQAVLAKYDDISLPKSATICYTAALLKARLVADKFSPDIASKRGLTTAEMSAVEAIHRAVEFNPHVPKYLLEMKPLILPPEHVLKRGDSEAIAYAFFHLAHWKQMEGALNLLHCTWEGTFRMLPYPLERGHLFYPYPTCTECADRELLPAFHDVSVYPKKELPFFILFTAGLCSFTALLALLTHQYPDTMGFVARVILAWFSLPFYYIMDKLEAVLPSNLLQQLSRI is encoded by the exons ATGGCCCTTCTCTTCACTAGTATGTGGGACTCAACAATGTTCCTAAGCACTTTGACACCGAAATTCTACGTCGCCCTGACCGGCACCTCCTCCCTCATCTCCGGCCTAATCTTGATATTCGAGTGGTGGTACTTCCGCAAATATGGGACCTCCTTCATAGAGCAAGTCTCCCTGAATCACATCTCGCCGTGGATAGGAGGCGGAGAAACATCCGCCGAATCAGCAAACACACCGTTAAACAACGCCAACGCATCGTCCCAGCAGAATGTTCCCGAGTGCAAAGTCTGGCGGAATCCGTTGAATCTCTTCAGAGGTGCGGAGTATCAACGCTTCTACTGGGCTACCAACAAGGAGCCCCTGACTTATTACGACATGAATCTATCCGCCCAGGATCACCAGACGTTTTTCACGTGTGAGGGTGACACGG GTAAAGCCGAGTACGAGATAATGCAGACAGCCTGGCGCGAGCGTAATCCAGTGGTTCGCATAAAAGCTGCTCACAGTGCACTGGAGCGAAATTCGGATTGTGCACCAGCGTACATTCTCCTCGCAGAGGAGGAGGCGACGACGATTCTGGAGGCAGAGAAGATTCTCAAGCAGGCCCTCAAAGTCGCGGAAAATTACTACCGCAAGTCCCAAAACACCCAGCACCAGGGGACCATAGCAGAAGCCATTCACAGACGCGACACAAACGTCTTGATTTACATTCGTCGTCGTCTCGCCATGTGCGCCAGAAAGCTCGGTAAGTTGAAGGAAGCCGTGAAAATATTCAGGGATCTCACTAAAGAAGTCCCCCCAATCATGAATGTCCTTAACATTCACGAGAATTTGATCGAGGCACTGCTGGAGATGCAGGCCTACGCTGACGTTCAAGCGGTGCTCGCTAAATACGACGACATCAGTCTCCCAAAATCAGCGACTATTTGCTACACAGCAGCTTTACTGAAAGCTAGATTAGTTGCGGATAAATTTTCCCCGGATATAGCGTCCAAACGTGGTCTGACAACCGCGGAGATGTCCGCGGTGGAGGCTATCCACAGAGCTGTAGAATTCAATCCCCACGTTCCGAAATATCTTCTAGAAATGAAACCTCTGATTCTCCCTCCTGAGCACGTCCTCAAACGTGGTGATTCAGAGGCCATTGCCTATGCATTTTTCCATCTTGCCCATTGGAAGCAGATGGAGGGGGCTCTTAATCTCCTCCACTGCACGTGGGAAGGAACATTCAGAATGCTACCCTATCCCCTGGAGAGGGGTCACCTGTTTTATCCTTATCCCACGTGCACAGAATGCGCTGACAGGGAACTTCTTCCCGCTTTTCATGATGTCAGTGTATATCCTAAGAAGGAGTTGcccttttttattctcttcacTGCTGGACTGTGCTCCTTCACTGCATTATTGGCACTTCTCACTCATCAGTACCCTGACACCATGGGATTTGTGGCGAGGGTTATTCTCGCATGGTTCAGCCTGccattttattatattatggACAAACTGGAGGCCGTTCTACCGAGTAATCTGTTGCAGCAGTTGTCGAGAATATAA